One window of Dehalobacterium formicoaceticum genomic DNA carries:
- the fabK gene encoding enoyl-[acyl-carrier-protein] reductase FabK — translation MFQTELCKLLDIQYPIIQGGMAWVATGELAAAVSEAGGLGIVAAGNAPPDIVRQEIRKVRERTQKPFGVNVYYLSPFVDDVIQIVMDEKIPVVTTGAGNPGKHVPLLKEQGIKIIPVVSSPILAKRLERVGADAFIAEGMECGGHVGDITTFPLVPQIVDAVKVPVVAAGGIYDGRGLIAALALGACGVQIGTRFICATECTAHENFKKAIINAKERDTVLTGTDGHFVRVLKNKLTKEFERMARENAVPEDIENLGTGRLRAAVVDGDVEMGSLMAGQIAAAITKIQPAREIIDEIMMQAEKTLNSLSSLKEEAHE, via the coding sequence ATGTTTCAGACGGAACTCTGTAAACTACTAGATATTCAATATCCCATCATTCAGGGGGGTATGGCCTGGGTGGCTACGGGAGAATTAGCTGCTGCTGTTTCTGAAGCTGGGGGGTTAGGAATTGTAGCAGCGGGAAATGCGCCCCCGGACATTGTGCGGCAGGAAATTCGTAAGGTACGGGAGAGGACCCAAAAGCCTTTTGGCGTTAATGTTTATTATCTTTCACCCTTTGTGGATGATGTCATTCAAATTGTCATGGATGAGAAAATCCCGGTAGTCACTACCGGAGCGGGGAATCCGGGCAAACATGTGCCGCTTCTTAAAGAGCAGGGAATTAAGATCATCCCGGTGGTATCATCACCGATTTTGGCCAAAAGACTGGAGCGGGTAGGTGCGGATGCTTTTATTGCCGAAGGCATGGAATGCGGCGGTCATGTGGGTGATATTACCACCTTCCCCTTGGTGCCCCAGATTGTTGATGCCGTAAAAGTTCCTGTTGTCGCTGCCGGAGGTATTTATGACGGTCGGGGCTTGATAGCTGCCCTCGCTTTGGGGGCATGCGGGGTTCAAATTGGCACTCGTTTTATCTGCGCCACTGAATGCACAGCCCATGAAAATTTCAAAAAAGCAATTATTAATGCCAAAGAGAGAGATACAGTTTTAACCGGTACGGACGGTCACTTTGTACGGGTGCTCAAAAACAAACTAACCAAAGAATTTGAACGCATGGCGCGAGAAAACGCTGTGCCGGAAGATATTGAAAATCTGGGTACCGGACGATTGCGGGCCGCCGTGGTGGACGGGGATGTGGAAATGGGGTCCCTGATGGCAGGACAAATTGCCGCCGCGATCACAAAGATTCAACCGGCCCGGGAAATTATTGATGAAATTATGATGCAAGCGGAAAAAACCTTAAACTCTTTATCTTCTCTCAAGGAGGAAGCTCATGAATAA
- the fapR gene encoding transcription factor FapR gives MEPRFSGRKKRHQYLEKYLEMHPFVTDDELAQFLGVSVATIRLDRQILGIPEVRKRTRFVAQDAFEKPTALDTHEVVGELMDLELNKSAISVLTITEDMVLAKTKIARGHHLFAQANSLAVAVVGAEIVFTGSARIRYKRPVYLGEKIVAKATVKTQRGTTFLISVHSKVDLEIVFKAQIVLSVQDHKFKRD, from the coding sequence ATGGAACCAAGATTTTCTGGGCGAAAGAAAAGACATCAATATTTGGAAAAATATCTTGAAATGCATCCTTTTGTCACGGACGACGAACTTGCTCAATTTCTGGGGGTGAGTGTTGCCACCATCCGATTAGATCGTCAAATATTAGGTATTCCGGAAGTTAGAAAAAGGACGCGCTTTGTGGCACAGGATGCCTTTGAAAAACCTACAGCCCTCGACACTCATGAGGTTGTAGGTGAATTGATGGATTTGGAATTGAACAAAAGCGCCATCTCTGTCCTAACCATTACGGAGGACATGGTTTTAGCAAAAACCAAAATCGCTCGTGGTCATCATTTGTTTGCCCAAGCCAATTCTTTGGCGGTAGCAGTGGTCGGTGCGGAGATTGTTTTTACAGGCAGTGCCCGCATTCGTTACAAAAGACCTGTTTATCTTGGAGAGAAAATCGTTGCCAAGGCTACGGTAAAGACCCAGCGGGGCACAACCTTTCTGATCTCAGTGCATTCTAAGGTTGATTTAGAAATTGTTTTTAAAGCGCAGATTGTATTGTCCGTTCAGGATCATAAGTTTAAAAGGGACTGA
- a CDS encoding stage V sporulation protein S, whose product MEVLRVAGDSDVKAVAGALVAVFKSRGRVEVQAVGAGAVNQAIKAIAISRGFVAPNGIDLVFIPAFSEVEINDEKKTAIKFFVQKR is encoded by the coding sequence ATGGAGGTTTTACGGGTAGCGGGAGATTCTGATGTAAAAGCTGTGGCAGGAGCATTAGTGGCAGTATTTAAAAGCCGGGGCAGGGTGGAGGTGCAAGCTGTAGGTGCAGGAGCTGTGAATCAGGCCATTAAGGCCATCGCCATCAGCAGGGGTTTTGTGGCCCCCAATGGAATTGATTTAGTTTTCATCCCGGCTTTCAGTGAAGTGGAGATTAATGATGAGAAAAAAACCGCCATCAAGTTTTTTGTGCAAAAAAGATAG
- the fabG gene encoding 3-oxoacyl-[acyl-carrier-protein] reductase yields MGLEGKVALVTGGSQGIGKAVVWELVRQGCQVGVNYVDFGQNREQAEALVNEIQAAGSQAMAVQGDVAVAAEVDAMVQAVAEHFGRIDILVNNAGITKDNLIMRMKESDWDDVINVNLKGTFNCCKSVVKLMIKQRYGKIVNVASVVALMGNAGQGNYAASKAGIIGLTRSLARELAGRNINVNAVAPGFIATAMTDQLPEKARESLISQIPLQRLGTAEDVARVIAFLVSENADYITGQTIPVDGGMVMN; encoded by the coding sequence ATGGGTTTAGAAGGAAAGGTAGCTTTGGTCACAGGAGGTTCCCAAGGGATTGGCAAAGCCGTAGTTTGGGAATTGGTACGCCAGGGATGCCAAGTAGGTGTAAATTATGTGGACTTTGGTCAGAATAGGGAACAAGCTGAGGCTTTGGTAAATGAAATTCAAGCAGCAGGCAGTCAGGCCATGGCTGTTCAGGGTGACGTTGCCGTCGCAGCAGAAGTGGATGCCATGGTGCAAGCTGTAGCAGAACATTTTGGCCGGATAGATATTCTAGTAAATAATGCCGGGATCACTAAGGATAATTTAATCATGCGCATGAAGGAGTCCGATTGGGATGATGTGATTAATGTGAATCTTAAAGGCACCTTCAATTGTTGCAAGTCCGTTGTCAAGTTGATGATCAAGCAAAGATACGGTAAAATTGTCAATGTGGCATCTGTCGTTGCCTTGATGGGCAATGCCGGTCAGGGAAATTACGCTGCCAGTAAAGCCGGTATCATCGGTTTAACCAGGTCATTGGCCAGGGAACTGGCCGGCAGAAATATTAATGTTAATGCGGTAGCCCCCGGCTTTATTGCCACAGCGATGACCGATCAATTGCCGGAAAAAGCTCGGGAGAGTTTAATCAGCCAGATTCCTCTGCAAAGGTTAGGTACCGCGGAAGATGTTGCCCGAGTCATTGCCTTTTTGGTGTCGGAAAATGCTGACTACATTACCGGTCAGACCATTCCTGTGGATGGCGGTATGGTAATGAATTAG
- a CDS encoding NAD(P)H-dependent flavin oxidoreductase produces MHLPALIIDKIVAKIPIIQGGMATRVSTSRLAAAVANEGGIGIIAATAMSPDELIQEIRTARKLSSGIIGVNVLFAVRDFALLVKTALNEGIDLVISGAGVARDMYKWGRETDTPIVPIVSTAKLASMVEKMGASAVVVEGKEAGGHLGTDRRVRDIVPEVRKAVDIPVIAAGGIINGADIREAFTWGANGVQMGTRFAASEESNVTDEFKQMYLKAKKEDVILIKSPVGLPGRGLKSTLTEKLLRGEDLSPAKCNACLKKCSKNFCIMDALNSAQQGSIEDGLVFCGEQVERIKEILPVKKIFENLKAELAALPDLPEQKEAT; encoded by the coding sequence ATGCATTTACCTGCGCTGATAATAGATAAAATTGTTGCCAAGATACCCATTATTCAAGGAGGAATGGCAACTCGTGTCTCTACCTCCCGTTTAGCAGCAGCGGTAGCCAACGAAGGTGGCATTGGAATCATTGCTGCAACCGCAATGAGTCCGGATGAATTAATTCAAGAAATAAGAACAGCGCGAAAATTATCTTCAGGAATTATTGGTGTAAATGTTTTATTTGCGGTACGAGATTTTGCCCTTCTGGTGAAAACAGCCTTGAATGAAGGCATTGATTTAGTAATTTCCGGCGCTGGTGTAGCGCGTGATATGTATAAATGGGGCAGAGAAACAGATACCCCCATTGTACCCATTGTTTCTACGGCAAAACTTGCGTCCATGGTAGAAAAAATGGGTGCCTCCGCCGTGGTGGTGGAAGGTAAAGAGGCTGGGGGGCATTTAGGCACCGACCGGCGCGTAAGGGATATTGTACCTGAGGTGCGAAAGGCAGTGGATATTCCTGTGATTGCGGCCGGTGGGATTATTAACGGAGCGGATATTCGGGAAGCTTTTACCTGGGGTGCCAATGGAGTGCAAATGGGTACCAGATTCGCTGCCAGTGAGGAATCCAATGTTACCGATGAATTTAAACAGATGTATCTGAAGGCGAAAAAAGAGGATGTTATTTTGATTAAAAGTCCTGTGGGTTTACCGGGCAGAGGGCTGAAGAGTACCTTAACTGAGAAATTGCTGCGTGGGGAAGATCTTAGCCCTGCTAAATGTAATGCTTGTTTGAAAAAATGTTCGAAAAATTTCTGCATCATGGATGCTTTAAATAGTGCTCAGCAAGGATCCATTGAGGATGGGCTGGTATTTTGCGGAGAACAAGTGGAAAGAATTAAAGAGATTCTTCCTGTGAAAAAAATTTTTGAAAATCTCAAAGCGGAGTTGGCCGCTTTGCCGGATCTGCCGGAACAAAAGGAGGCGACATGA
- a CDS encoding elongator complex protein 3, with translation MGRAKKHILPFFIPHLGCPHQCIFCNQHHVSGSSGFPSDDEIAAAIRTWDRAEPPEIAFYGGSFSGLDFSWQRYFLTPAFQALKEKKISGIRISTRPDYINPQILTFLKSFGVNTIELGVQSLDDQVLACAERGHTGKDVLDALDLLKKEGFITGVQLMPGLPGDSPHKCIQGSLTLARFQPNLARIYPALVLKDTFLHKLFLEGSYQPLSLQEAVEISRDMLAIFRLFGVEVIRTGLQPTKDLTPGEQLAAGPFHPAFGELVAAALVREHLTVLIRDFMTGRSEKIIILWGSPRDCSLMAGHKKENVIFLKDQFHLLHIKIVGSCTMERGSFGISLVDSEQPDFVLPERQFLLRYVNQRLMAI, from the coding sequence ATGGGCCGGGCCAAAAAACATATATTACCCTTTTTTATTCCTCATTTAGGCTGTCCCCATCAATGTATTTTTTGTAATCAGCACCATGTTTCCGGTTCTTCCGGTTTCCCCAGTGATGATGAGATTGCAGCAGCAATTCGTACCTGGGACCGGGCAGAACCGCCGGAGATCGCTTTCTATGGAGGCAGCTTTTCCGGACTGGATTTCTCCTGGCAGCGCTATTTCCTTACCCCGGCTTTTCAAGCCCTGAAAGAGAAAAAAATCAGCGGCATCAGAATTTCCACCAGGCCTGATTATATCAATCCTCAGATCCTTACTTTTTTAAAGTCTTTCGGTGTCAACACTATCGAATTGGGTGTGCAGTCCTTGGATGACCAGGTGCTGGCATGTGCCGAGCGGGGTCATACCGGGAAGGATGTTCTTGATGCCCTGGATTTGCTGAAAAAGGAAGGTTTTATCACCGGAGTGCAGTTGATGCCGGGACTACCGGGAGACAGCCCCCATAAGTGTATCCAAGGGTCCTTGACCCTGGCCCGTTTTCAGCCTAATCTGGCAAGAATTTATCCTGCATTGGTGCTAAAAGATACGTTTTTGCATAAACTCTTTCTAGAGGGAAGCTATCAACCCTTAAGTTTGCAGGAAGCTGTTGAGATCAGCAGAGACATGTTGGCCATCTTTCGCCTTTTTGGTGTTGAGGTGATTCGCACCGGTTTACAACCAACCAAAGATCTCACTCCGGGAGAGCAATTGGCTGCCGGTCCTTTTCATCCTGCCTTTGGCGAATTAGTGGCGGCAGCCTTGGTTCGGGAACATTTGACTGTCCTGATCAGAGACTTCATGACCGGGAGATCTGAAAAGATAATCATCTTATGGGGTTCGCCCCGGGACTGTTCCCTGATGGCAGGACATAAAAAGGAGAATGTGATTTTTTTGAAGGATCAGTTTCATTTGCTGCATATTAAAATTGTTGGCAGCTGTACTATGGAACGGGGTAGTTTCGGGATTTCACTTGTTGATTCCGAGCAACCTGATTTTGTGCTTCCGGAGAGGCAATTTCTCCTTCGATATGTTAATCAAAGGTTGATGGCAATCTGA
- the acpP gene encoding acyl carrier protein — protein sequence MSVFDKIKQIVIDQLGVENEEQVTMETSFKDLDADSLDVVELIMALEEEFDTEIPDEDAEKLTTVGAAVEYIKEKQEA from the coding sequence TTGTCCGTATTTGATAAAATTAAACAGATTGTAATTGATCAACTAGGTGTAGAAAATGAAGAGCAGGTTACCATGGAAACTTCCTTCAAAGACCTGGATGCTGACTCCCTTGATGTTGTTGAACTCATTATGGCGTTAGAAGAAGAATTTGATACTGAAATACCTGATGAGGATGCAGAAAAACTGACCACCGTAGGAGCTGCTGTCGAGTACATTAAGGAGAAACAAGAGGCTTAA
- the plsX gene encoding phosphate acyltransferase PlsX yields MRIAVDVMGGDYAPGEIITGAIQAGKQFPDTELILVGREDLIKKDFSQLPSNIRMHHASEVMGMDESVESLRKKKDSSIWVATKLVKDKEADAVVSAGSTAAQMASALLLLKRIEGIDRPAISAIYPTLQGGKVILDVGANANAEAKQLVQFALMGKTYAEVILKMQNPRIALLSNGSEEGKGNETVVAAHQLLKNTQLNFIGNIEGRDIPAGTYDVAVCDGFVGNVLLKVSEGLGSALFALMKKEFEKDLRGKLGAALLLPGLKNIKKMMDYAETGGAPLLGVKGVSIICHGSSKARAIENAIRVARDCVGGRFIEQMEVSIGQEGGS; encoded by the coding sequence GTGAGAATCGCAGTAGATGTAATGGGGGGAGATTATGCCCCCGGGGAAATTATCACCGGAGCGATCCAGGCTGGGAAGCAGTTTCCTGATACAGAGCTTATTTTAGTCGGTCGAGAGGATCTGATTAAAAAGGATTTCTCCCAGCTTCCTTCCAATATCAGGATGCACCATGCTTCAGAAGTAATGGGTATGGATGAATCGGTGGAATCATTAAGAAAAAAAAAGGATTCCTCCATTTGGGTAGCAACAAAACTGGTGAAAGATAAAGAGGCAGACGCCGTGGTTTCGGCAGGGAGTACGGCGGCTCAGATGGCTTCCGCTCTGCTCCTGTTGAAAAGGATCGAAGGGATTGATCGTCCGGCTATTTCCGCCATTTATCCCACCCTCCAGGGAGGAAAGGTAATTTTGGATGTGGGGGCCAATGCCAATGCAGAAGCCAAACAATTGGTGCAATTTGCACTGATGGGCAAGACTTATGCCGAGGTGATCCTCAAGATGCAAAATCCCAGGATAGCCTTATTATCCAATGGCTCGGAAGAAGGCAAAGGGAATGAAACCGTCGTTGCTGCCCACCAATTATTAAAAAATACTCAATTGAATTTTATTGGTAACATCGAGGGCCGGGATATTCCGGCAGGAACTTATGATGTCGCGGTATGTGATGGATTTGTGGGCAATGTCCTGCTTAAAGTATCCGAGGGCCTGGGAAGCGCCTTATTTGCATTGATGAAAAAGGAATTTGAAAAGGATCTGCGGGGAAAATTAGGAGCAGCCCTGCTTTTACCCGGCTTAAAAAATATCAAAAAAATGATGGATTATGCTGAAACGGGCGGCGCTCCTCTTTTAGGCGTAAAGGGTGTCAGTATTATTTGCCATGGAAGCTCCAAGGCTCGTGCCATTGAGAACGCAATCAGAGTAGCAAGAGATTGTGTCGGCGGGCGTTTTATTGAGCAAATGGAAGTATCAATTGGTCAGGAAGGTGGAAGTTAA
- the fabD gene encoding ACP S-malonyltransferase, with protein MNKIAFVFPGQGSQYVGMGKEFADHFPEAGAAFAEADQVLGFPLTKICWQGPEEELKITYNTQPALLATSIACLRILEGHGIKADFTAGHSLGEYSALVAAGALDYLEALKLVRFRGEAMTQAVPAGEGTMAAVLGMSKEQIQELCAKAGAYGVVEPANFNCPGQIVIAGETPAVEKAVAMAKEMGAKRALLLAVSGPFHSSLLVTAAKAMEARLQESNIKDALLPVAANVNGRLIQTREDIREALTEQVDHPVLWEDCIAALMEAGANIFVEVGPGRVLGGLIKKISKDVQICNVEDLASLENTLALLKECR; from the coding sequence ATGAATAAAATTGCCTTTGTCTTTCCCGGACAAGGATCCCAGTATGTGGGGATGGGGAAGGAATTTGCCGATCATTTCCCGGAGGCGGGAGCAGCTTTTGCCGAGGCGGATCAGGTTTTAGGCTTTCCTTTAACAAAAATTTGCTGGCAAGGACCTGAGGAAGAATTAAAAATTACATACAACACTCAACCGGCACTGCTTGCGACCAGCATTGCTTGTTTAAGAATATTAGAGGGACATGGCATCAAGGCAGACTTCACAGCCGGACACAGCTTAGGTGAGTATTCTGCCCTGGTGGCAGCCGGTGCCTTGGATTATCTGGAAGCTTTAAAATTAGTCCGCTTTCGGGGTGAAGCTATGACCCAAGCGGTACCGGCGGGAGAAGGAACCATGGCGGCCGTTTTAGGAATGTCCAAAGAACAGATTCAGGAGCTCTGTGCCAAAGCCGGTGCTTACGGTGTGGTGGAGCCGGCAAATTTTAACTGCCCCGGTCAGATTGTCATTGCCGGTGAGACACCGGCTGTGGAAAAAGCGGTAGCAATGGCGAAAGAAATGGGCGCTAAAAGAGCGCTGCTCCTGGCAGTAAGCGGGCCTTTTCATTCCAGTTTGCTTGTGACTGCTGCAAAAGCCATGGAAGCACGATTGCAAGAATCAAATATCAAAGATGCTCTGCTTCCGGTAGCCGCCAATGTCAATGGCCGGTTGATTCAGACTCGTGAAGATATTCGGGAAGCCCTCACCGAGCAAGTAGATCATCCTGTTTTATGGGAAGACTGTATCGCAGCCCTGATGGAAGCCGGCGCAAATATTTTTGTGGAAGTTGGTCCGGGGCGGGTGCTTGGCGGCTTAATTAAGAAGATTTCCAAGGATGTTCAGATTTGTAATGTAGAAGACCTGGCTTCTCTGGAAAATACACTTGCGCTTTTAAAGGAGTGTCGCTAA
- the fabF gene encoding beta-ketoacyl-ACP synthase II codes for MKNRVVITGMGVITPVGNDVETYWHSLMNGISGIGPITHFDTTGYTTRIAGEVKDFDPTKFIDKKEARRMDRYCQFAVSAAKMAREDAALDMNTVDGHRVGVILGSGIGGVATMEEQKQVLMEKGPGRISPFFVPMMISNMAAGQISIAFGAYGINETIVTACASGTNAIGDAFKVIQRGDADVIFSGGTEAPITPLSVAGFCSMKAMSTRNEEPEKASRPFDKDRDGFVIGEGAGILVLESLEHAQKRGARIYAEVVGYGSTADGYHITAPAPEGSGAARAMANALEDAGIKPEEVDYINAHGTSTDLNDKGETQAIHSVFGEAASKVAVSSTKSMIGHLLGAAGAVEAIACTLAINHRMLPPTINYETPDPECDLDYVPNQAREAEVNVTMSNSLGFGGHNATIVIKKFA; via the coding sequence TTGAAGAATCGAGTTGTCATTACCGGGATGGGTGTAATTACTCCCGTTGGGAATGATGTGGAGACATATTGGCATTCCTTGATGAATGGAATCTCTGGGATTGGGCCCATTACTCATTTTGATACTACAGGATATACCACGAGAATTGCCGGTGAAGTGAAAGATTTTGATCCGACTAAATTTATTGATAAGAAAGAAGCCCGGCGTATGGATCGGTATTGTCAGTTTGCTGTGTCGGCAGCCAAAATGGCCCGTGAAGATGCTGCTCTTGATATGAATACTGTAGACGGTCATCGGGTAGGGGTGATTTTGGGCAGCGGCATCGGCGGTGTTGCCACCATGGAAGAACAAAAACAGGTTTTAATGGAGAAGGGACCGGGACGGATTAGTCCTTTCTTTGTACCCATGATGATCAGTAATATGGCCGCCGGTCAAATTTCCATTGCTTTTGGTGCTTATGGGATCAATGAAACTATCGTCACTGCCTGCGCCTCAGGTACCAATGCCATCGGAGATGCTTTTAAAGTGATTCAGCGGGGCGATGCAGATGTGATTTTTTCCGGAGGCACGGAAGCTCCTATCACTCCTCTTTCCGTAGCAGGTTTTTGCTCCATGAAAGCCATGTCCACGAGAAACGAAGAACCGGAGAAAGCCAGTCGCCCATTTGACAAGGACCGGGATGGTTTTGTCATTGGGGAAGGGGCCGGGATTCTAGTTCTGGAATCCTTGGAGCATGCCCAAAAGAGAGGTGCGAGGATCTATGCTGAAGTCGTAGGCTATGGATCTACAGCGGACGGCTATCATATTACCGCTCCGGCACCGGAAGGGTCAGGGGCTGCCAGAGCAATGGCCAATGCTTTGGAGGATGCAGGTATCAAGCCGGAAGAGGTAGATTATATTAATGCTCATGGAACTTCCACTGATTTAAATGATAAGGGAGAAACCCAGGCCATTCATTCGGTCTTCGGCGAAGCTGCCTCAAAGGTCGCTGTTAGCTCTACCAAATCCATGATTGGTCATCTCTTAGGTGCAGCCGGTGCGGTGGAAGCAATTGCCTGCACTTTAGCCATTAACCATAGAATGCTTCCGCCGACCATCAATTATGAAACTCCGGATCCGGAATGTGACTTGGATTATGTACCCAACCAGGCGCGAGAGGCAGAAGTGAATGTCACCATGTCCAATTCTCTCGGTTTTGGCGGACATAATGCCACAATTGTCATCAAAAAATTTGCGTAA
- a CDS encoding beta-ketoacyl-ACP synthase III: protein MRSVGIAGVGSYVPERILTNDELEQMVDTSDEWIRTRTGISTRHIAAENQATSDLAYEAAKIALEDAGLKAEELDLIIVATSSPDMLFPATSCILQEKLGIKGKPSFDMEAACSGFIYGLAVGAQFIATGIYENVLVVGAETLSRLVDWEDRNTCVLFGDGAGAAVLRPVEKGKGLLSFYLGADGGGGDLLKVAAGGAALPASCETVENRLHFISMKGNEVYKFAVRVMGSAAVTALEKAGLSKDDVSFVVPHQANIRIVEAAMRRLGLPMEKAFINLNKYGNMSSASIPVALDELYRTQKLKEDDILVLVGFGAGLTWGSAVIKWNK from the coding sequence ATACGATCCGTAGGTATTGCCGGAGTAGGCTCTTATGTTCCGGAACGCATTTTAACCAATGACGAATTGGAACAGATGGTAGATACGAGTGATGAATGGATTAGGACCAGAACGGGTATTTCTACCCGTCATATTGCGGCAGAAAACCAGGCGACTTCAGATTTAGCTTATGAGGCGGCAAAGATTGCACTGGAGGATGCGGGGTTAAAAGCGGAAGAGTTAGATTTAATTATCGTGGCTACCAGTTCTCCGGATATGCTTTTTCCGGCGACCTCCTGTATTTTGCAGGAAAAATTAGGCATCAAGGGCAAGCCTTCCTTTGATATGGAAGCAGCCTGCTCCGGCTTTATTTATGGTTTGGCCGTGGGAGCTCAATTTATCGCTACAGGCATTTACGAAAATGTATTGGTTGTGGGTGCAGAAACCCTGAGCCGCTTGGTAGATTGGGAAGATCGGAATACCTGTGTCCTTTTTGGTGATGGCGCAGGTGCTGCTGTTTTAAGACCAGTGGAAAAAGGGAAAGGATTGCTTTCCTTCTACCTTGGTGCAGATGGCGGCGGAGGAGATTTGCTGAAGGTTGCCGCCGGGGGAGCGGCGCTGCCGGCCAGTTGCGAAACGGTTGAAAACAGGCTTCATTTCATTTCTATGAAAGGCAATGAGGTATACAAATTTGCGGTGCGGGTAATGGGAAGCGCAGCTGTAACGGCTTTGGAAAAAGCAGGTCTCAGCAAGGATGATGTATCTTTTGTGGTTCCTCATCAGGCTAATATACGCATTGTGGAGGCTGCCATGCGCCGTTTGGGGCTGCCTATGGAGAAAGCCTTTATTAATTTAAATAAATATGGTAATATGTCTAGTGCTTCCATTCCGGTGGCTTTAGATGAGCTTTATCGGACCCAAAAACTGAAGGAGGATGATATCCTGGTATTGGTTGGCTTTGGTGCCGGTCTTACCTGGGGATCTGCAGTAATTAAGTGGAATAAGTAA
- the rnc gene encoding ribonuclease III, with the protein MDMNQVRQFAQKLAGMGINLTDLDLLKQALTHPTYAYEHKKQKLFHNQRLEFLGDAVLGLVMGEYLYQKFPQKPEGDLTKMRAAVVCAASLAEQAKNLDFGSYLLLGRGEDLSGGRERNSVLADAFEAVVGAIYLECGLEGARKFLIGSLAGTVERLEHDNMGDYKTMLQELVQKYDDEGVSYTILHESGPDHQKVFVAGVKYRDELLTQGQGNSKKEAEQKAAQAALETVDSWRHLITEKK; encoded by the coding sequence ATGGATATGAATCAGGTTCGGCAATTTGCACAAAAACTGGCGGGGATGGGTATTAATTTAACAGATTTGGATCTTTTGAAGCAGGCCCTCACTCATCCCACCTATGCTTATGAACATAAAAAACAAAAATTGTTCCATAATCAGCGCTTGGAATTTTTAGGGGATGCGGTCTTGGGTTTGGTTATGGGAGAGTATTTGTATCAAAAATTTCCTCAAAAACCGGAAGGGGATCTCACGAAAATGCGTGCGGCGGTAGTTTGTGCCGCCTCCTTGGCGGAACAGGCCAAAAATCTTGATTTTGGCAGTTATCTTTTGTTGGGTCGGGGAGAGGATTTAAGCGGTGGGCGGGAAAGGAATTCCGTTTTAGCCGATGCTTTTGAAGCTGTCGTGGGAGCCATTTATTTGGAGTGCGGATTGGAGGGCGCCCGGAAATTTCTCATCGGTTCCTTGGCAGGAACCGTGGAACGCCTTGAGCATGACAACATGGGAGATTACAAAACCATGCTGCAGGAATTGGTGCAAAAGTATGATGATGAAGGGGTCTCTTACACCATTCTCCATGAATCCGGCCCGGACCATCAAAAGGTATTTGTGGCCGGTGTTAAATATCGGGACGAGTTACTAACCCAAGGACAAGGAAACAGTAAAAAGGAAGCCGAGCAAAAGGCTGCTCAGGCAGCTTTGGAGACCGTAGATTCCTGGAGACATCTTATTACGGAGAAAAAATAA